TCGCGATGGTCCGGCTTCGGTTTTGAACTGCCCATTTGGCAACCATTCGTTAGCCGAACAAACAGTTTGCAGTTCACCCGACGTACGGCATGAGTATATTGCGCCGCATGAACAACAAACGAAATTCCCATCCGCGCTATGCGCTCAGTCACCCGGTCAGCCTGCTGATTGGCGATAACGGATGCCGTGTGTTCTGTGAACTGAAGGACATGAGCCTGACGGGCGCGAAGCTCGCATCGGTGCCGCTGAGATACCTGCCTGAAAGATTCAAGATCCTGGTCCCCAGTGAAAACGTTGCAGTTCCCTGCAGGCTGCGCTGGATGAAAGGATCAGAAGCCGGTGTTCAGTTCATCGGTGATCCTGACTATCGCCACAACATCTACGACGGGAACCGGGCCCTGGCTTACGGAGCGTTTGACCTGCGGCCCTGATCGGTTGACGTCGTAGCGGATTTACATCCACCCAAAATCGTGGACTTCGTTCCAGTCAGCATAAAAACTGTTGTTGATCGCCTCAATTTTGGGCATATTCCCGAACGTAAGCTCAAGCCAACGTTGGGCTTACTGTTAGTTCGTGTACCAAAAGGACGCATTTGGACGAAATTTCACTGGGGGGCACCATGATGCTGATCCCGCCATTGAAAAGACCGCTCATGCTTTACCTTAAGCTCACCGAATTCCACAAACTCAGGCCCTGTACCCTGCTTCTGGCAGGTTTCCTGATGATTGTGCCGACGGCGCTGAACACCGGATCCACCGGAACGCAAAGCCAGTCTGAAATCACTGACCGTCAAAAATCGAACACCGATGCCGTGACCGTCGTTGCCAGCGGCAACGGCCTGAAGGTCAACACCATCCAGGTCGGGCTCAGCATGGGCGTGGACCAGGTGGGGGACGGTAATACGCGGTACAATGTTGCTCCCAGGTTGCAATCGAGAATCCGGAAAAACCCGGAATTTGCCGCATTTGCAAAATTGCTCCAGGCGACCTCAAACAAGAAATACTCACCGGAGGAGATCAAGAGGCTTTATCTTGATTTCAAGAACTGGTCGCTGAAGAACAACACCCGGAGCCAGTAACTGCGCGGCAAGCAGTCGGTGATGCCGGCTCACCGACTCTTGTAGTGATTGGTAAAACTTGAAGCCACCGAGCTGCTGACTTAGCGTCAGATCATCGTCATTCAAATTTTGAAAGGATGGTCTGATGGAGAGTCTGGATTTTGTCGGAGTATTGAAGCTGGGCTTTGTCGGTCTGGGATTTCTGCTGGCCGGACTAGCCTATCTGCTGTTGAAAGCAGAGCAGAAAAAGGACCAGCCGAGGCCCACAATGATCACGCCCATATATGTGTTCATGGCCTTCGCACTGGTTTTGTCCGGTGCCGCAATGTACCTGCAGGCTACCAGCGCCGATGCCCAGAAGGTTGCGACAATCCAACCTTACAAGGACAAGCTGAACAAGCTTCACGGGCTGATCATTGGCAAGGCGATCAACACCATAAATCAAAACACCGAGGACAGCGTTGTCCGGCAATTCACCCAGAACCTGGTGAACGAGATTGACGATGCGAAGGCCCAGGGATTGCTGGACTAACCGCAAAACATGCAGCGCCAGGCGAGTGCGGTCCGGCAACTTTCAGATTCCGTGCTCCTCCAGGAAAGCCGTTATTGCATCCCGGCAGGTTTCCCAGGCCGGTTCGTGATCCAGCAAGATGTGGTTCCGGCTTTCAAGCGGCACAAACCGGGCATTGGGAATACCTATTGCCAGCTCACGGCCCTGGTCGAGTGAGACGCGCTGGTCGTCGTGTGAATGGAACACAATGGTCGGCACTTTCACCTTTGCGAGACTTTCGCGCACATCGATATCGGCGAAGGCATTCTGGAATCTGACCGCATTTTCCGGTGACGTGCACTGGCGTTGAAACTCATCGAACCACTCCAGGTCTTCGGGCTTGGCATCTGGCATGAAGGTTTGCGAAAATATGTGGCGGTAAGCGCGATTGCTGGTTCCCCAGCCATGCTTGGTAAGCGTCAGAACTGCTTCGCGCTTCTCCTTCTCTTCAACCGACGCGCCAATGCGCCAACCGGCCGCATAGCCTGAAACCAGCACCAGGCCCGACACCCGCTCGGGATGTGCACAACCGCCAAAGCGGCGTTCAGCCTGCCTGTCTGTTGTACAGCACAAATGCTGTCACGACCGGCACTGCGATGGCGGTTGAGGCGTACAGCAGTAACAGCAACCGGTAACTGATGGGATGCCGCGCAAGCGTCGTTGTCCGCGTTGCCGGTTCGTCGTCCTCTGAACTGCGGCGCAGGTACTCGTTCATGAAACCATTGCGAAAATGATTGCGCAGTTCATTCACCGCCATCAGCCAGGGTATCCAGAACACGATGAACGGCATTAATTCATTGAAGTCCATGCTGGACAAATCCTCCTTCCCGGGACGGGGCGAATTCAAGCCACTGCAGTAACCGGCAAGGGGTACATGGAAGCAGGCCCAATTGCCGTTCAACACAACCATACTGACACCGGGTTGTCAGTATGGTTGTGGTAGTTACGGGTTGGCAGAATCTCCTTGCAACTTGAAAACCTCCGGCAGTTCAATGACGAGATGAACACCGGAGTTGGCAAGGCATGAAAACAAGCCGGAAAAGGACACTGGAATGATCAAGGGCCGATGTGAGTGCGGAAGCGTGCGCTTTGAAGTGAATGCCGTCAGGCAGACAGTGACCGTCTGTCATTGCAGCCAGTGCCGCCGGACAAGCGGGCATTTGTGGGCCTCGACACATGCGCCGTTTGACAGCGTCAAATTCACCAGCGACAGCGGTCTTCAATGGTATGCTTCATCGACGACGGCAAAGCGGGGGTTCTGCAAGACCTGTGGTTCGAGCCTGTTTTATCGAATGAACGACGAGGACGGGATCGGCATCGCCGCCGGTTGTCTGGAAGACGCTGGAGACATGGCCATGGGCAAGCACATTTTCGTGGCTGACAAAGGCGACTATTACCCGGTGCCTGACGATGCGCCGGTGTTCCGGCAAGGCTGAACCCCGGCTGACCCCTTAAAATTTCTGATGCATGGGACAAGTTTTGCTCGTTTGTGCCCGTATCCGGCCCTGTCTATCTTTCGGCCTGGTCATACGGCATCCGGTCATCGAGGAGATGGAATTGCATCCTGAACAACTGAAAGAAGAACTGCTCGCCTGCTACCAAAGCTATTACGTCGAAGGCTTCAGAACCAATGATGTTGGTCTGATCGACAAGATTGTCCGCTATCCGATCGCCTACATCAAAAACGGGCAGGTCGAGATGCTGGATGAATACCCTGTCGACCCGGCAAAACTGAAAGCCGAACTGGGATGGGATCACTCGATCGACTGGTCTTTCGAGGTGTCAGGTGTCAACGACGCCAGCGCACATATGCAGGCGTCAGCCACCAGATGCCGGAAAGACGGATCTGTCATCGAACGTGTGCACGGGTTTTATGCGTTTACGAAAATTGACGGTGCATGGAAAATGTACGCCATGGCCGACGTGGTTTTTTGATGGTCGGCATTCCGGCCGGGATCAACTACATACCCATTTGCGAGAAAACTGGCGGAGAGAAAGGGATTCGAACCCTTGATACGGTTACCCGCATACACGCGTTCCAGGCGTGCGCCTTCAACCACTCGGCCACCTCTCCAGCACTGGCGGGAACATACACATAAAGGGATGAAGATCAAGCGGCTGCATCACACAATTGTAACCGGCTGATCCACTTGCAAGTTCGCCCGCGTATGCCAACATAGGCAGCAGTGTTTCAGATACACGGAAAAGGATTACGCTCATGTTCGGTTTTGCCCGCAAGAAGCTCGAGATACCGTCGGCCGCAGACGCCCTTCCCGGCCGCGATACGCCTATCCCGACGTCCGCGAAACATCTGGTCAACGGCAACCCGCTCAAAGGTCCCTATCCGGCCGGCCACGAGATCGCCTACCTGGCATTCGGCTGCTACTGGGGCTGTGAACGGGTGTTCTGGATCAGGCCGGGCGTGTGGGTGACAGCCGTCGGCAATATCGGCGGCACAACGCCGAACCCGACATATGATGAGGTCTGTTCCGGCCAGACCGGGCACGCAGAGGCCGTGATGGTCGTGTTCGACCCGAAGGTCGTTTCCTACGACCAGATCCTCAAATATTTCTGGGAAGCACATGATCCGACGCAAGGCATGCGGCAGGGCAATGACATGGGCACCCAGTACCGGTCCGGCATTTACTGGGTCGGCGATGCCCAGCGCGATGCCGCACTGGCCTCAAAGGCCGCCTACCAGAAAGCGCTGGACGCTAGGGGCTACGGTTCCATCACCACGGAAGTTCGTGAGGCAACCGAGTTCTATTTCGCCGAGAGCTACCACCAGCAATACCTGGCCCAGAACCCGAACGGTTATTGCGGCCTTGCCGGCACCGGCGTGGCCTGCCCGATCGGGGTCGGCGTCGAGGCATAAGGTTTGTATCGCTCACGCAAGCAGCCTTCGGCTGCGCTCCGCTGGGGCGGGCTTCGCGCGGCGGCCGGTCGGCCTTGCCTTGGCACTACATGCCTCGGAGGAGTTCATCACAACGGTTGTTCGGGTGCGGAGAACGAGGTGTTCTATTCCGCTCACGCCAGCAGCCTGTCGGCTGCGCTCCGCTGGGGCGCACTCCGTGCGACGGCCGGTCGGCCTTGCCTCAGCACTTTCGTGCTTCGGAGGAACTCATCACAACGGTTGTTCAAGGTCGGAGAACGGCCCGCCGAAGGCGGATAGGCTGTTCGACCAGCAAAAATAAGCAGCCGTCAGGCTGCTTGCGTGAGCGAAATCCCTTAAACAAGCTACCCCCTCAGGGTAGCCCCGGTTGCCTTGGTGACACCGGCAACGATTGCCTTGGACACGGTGTCGATCTCTTCGTCGGTCAGGGTCTTGTCCCTGGGCTGGAGCGTGACCTCGATGGCCAGCGAGCGCTTGCCCTCGCCGAGATTGCCGCCTTCAAACACGTCGAACACCGAGACATCCGACACCAGGGCTTTCTCGGCCCCGCGCGCGGCGCGCAGCAGCTTGTCTGCCGGTACATCGGCGTCGATGACAAAGGCGAAATCGCGTTTCACCGGCAAAAGGTCCGATGCGTTCATCGGCGGACGCGCGGCCTGGGACGATTTGGGCTCGGGGATGGCGTCGATGTTCGTCTCAAATGCCACCAGAGGGCCCTTTACGTCCATGGCATCAAGCACGCGCGGATGCACTTCGCCGAACCAGCCGAGCTGGTTCTTCGGCCCCAGTTGAACCGTGCCGGACCTGCCGGGATGAAACCAGGACGGCGCACCGTGCACGACCTGGACGCTGGCAACCGGCGCGCCTGCCACGGCAAGAGCGGCCACAAGGTCAGCCTTGGCATCGAATGCATCGACATTGCGCGCCTTCTCGCCCCAGTGCCGCGGGCCGGTCTGGCCGCGCCGGACACCTGATGCCCGCAGGGTCTCGTCTTCAGGCTGGTCACCGGCATAGACCTGGCCCACCTCAAACAGGCCGACCTGGGCCTGGCCACGGTCGACATTGCGGCCGGTGGCAGCCACCAGGTTTGGGATCAGCGACGGCCGCATGTCGGACAATTCGACCGAGATCGGATTGGCCAGTTTCAGTTCCGGCTGACCGCCGCCGAACAGGTCTGCCTGGGCTGCGGGCAGGAACGACCAGGTCACTGCCTCGTTCAGGCCGCGACCGGCCAGCGCCCGGCGTGCCGCCAGCATGCGTTTCTGGCGCGTGGTCAGAACCGGTTTGGCAACGGCATGGGCGCGCTGCATCGGCTCGGACTGCACCTGGTCCAGGCCGTAGATACGGCACACTTCTTCAACCAGGTCGGCCTCGCCATGGACATCCGGACGCCATGTCGGCACCGAACATGACAGCACATCGCCATTGTCGGTGACACCGAAACCGAGCGCGGTGAGAATTTCCACCTGCCGGGCTTCCGGCACATCGATACCGCCGAGCGACCTGACCCTGGACTTGCGCAGGTCGTAAGCCCGGGTGTTCAGGGGGGCAGCGCCGGCGATCACCAGTTCGGACGGTTCACCGCCACACAGGTCCATGATCATCCGGGTGGCAAGCTGGGCGCCGGCCTCCACAAAGGCCGGATCCACGCCGCGTTCAAAACGATAGCGTGCATCGGTGATCACATTGAGCTTGCGGCCGGTGGCAGCAGTGCGAACCGGGTCGAAGAAGGCTGCTTCGATGAACACGTTTTCGGTGTCCTCGCCACAACCGGATACCTCGCCGCCAATGATGCCGGCTATGCCTTCTGCGCCGTTGTCATCGGCGATCACCGTCATGGTCTCGTCCAGCGTGTATTCCTTGCCGTCGAGCGCCGTGAGTGTTTCACCCGGCTTTGCCATGCGGGCATGCACGGTGCCGTGCACCTTGTCCGCATCAAACACATGCAGCGGACGGCCGAAACCGAAAGTGATGTAGTTGGTGATATCGACCAGCGCGGAAATCGGGCGCAGGCCGATGGCCATCAACCAGCGCTGCAGCCAGTCCGGAGACGGGCCGTTCTTCACGCCCTTGATGTGGCGGCCGACAAACATCGAACACGGCATCGGGTCTTCATCGGCGAACCGCAGATCAACACCGATGGGAGATTTGTAGGTGCCAGCAATTTCCGGCACGTCCAGCGGTTTCAACCTGCCGAGGCCCTTTGCCGCCAGGTCACGTGCAATGCCGTAGACACCCAGCGCATCGGGCCGGTTCGGTGTTATGGCAACATCGATTACCGGATCATCAAGACCCAGCGCCTCGGCGGCGCTCATGCCGATGGGGAAATCTTCCGCCAGATCGATGATGCCGTCGTGTGAATCGGAAATCATCAGCTCGCGCTCCGAACACAGCATGCCGGCGCTTTCAACTCCACGAATGGTGCCGACTTCAAGGTCGACACCGGTGCCGGGCACGTGGGTGCCGGGACCCGCGAACACGCCGACCAGACCGGTGCGGGCATTGGGCGCACCGCACACCACCTGAACCAGGCCGCCCGCGGTTTCAACATCGCATACCCGCAAGCGGTCCGCATTGGGGTGCTGGCGGGCCTCTTTCACCTTGCAGATGGTGAACTCCGCCAATGCCCTGGTGCGGTCCTCGACGCCTTCGACCTCAAGGCCCACGCCGACGAGGCCATCGCAGATTTCATCGATGGTGGCGTCGGTGTCGAGATGCTGTTTGAGCCATTTCAGAGTGAACTTCATGACAGTCCTCCTGCCAGTGTCGGCACGTTGAGCGAACGGAAGCCATAGTGCCTCAGCCACCTGAGGTCGGCCTCGAAGAACGCCCTGAGATCAGGAATGCCGTATTTCAGCATGGCCAGCCGGTCGATACCCATGCCGAAGGCGAAACCCTGAACCTTTTCCGGATCCAGGCCACCGGCCCGAATGACGTTGGGATGCACCATGCCGGACCCGAGAATCTCCAGCCAGCTGTCGCCGACACCGACCTTCACCTGGCCTTTTTCCCAGGAACAGTTGATGTCCACTTCCATGCTCGGTTCGGTGAACGGGAAGTGCGAGGCGCGGAAGCGCATCTTTACCGCATCGACCTCGAAGAACGCCTTGCAGAATTCTTCAAGGCACCATTTCAGATGTCCCAGATGGGTCTTGTCATCGAGCACCAGGCCTTCGACCTGATGGAACATCGGGGTGTGGGTCTGATCTGAATCACACCGGTAGGTGCGGCCCGGTGCAATGATGCGGATCGGCGTTTCGCTTTCCTGCATGGTGCGGATCTGCACCGGTGATGTGTGGGTGCGCAGCACCATGCGCGAACCGTCTTCTTTCGGGTTGAAGTAGAAGGTGTCGTGCTCCTGGCGGGCCGGGTGATCATCGGGGATGTTCAGGGCCCCGAAATTATACCAGTCGGTTTCGATATGCGGGCCCTCGGCCACGGAAAAACCCATGTCACCGAAGATCTGGGTGATCTCCTCCCAGAC
Above is a window of Anderseniella sp. Alg231-50 DNA encoding:
- a CDS encoding PilZ domain-containing protein — protein: MNNKRNSHPRYALSHPVSLLIGDNGCRVFCELKDMSLTGAKLASVPLRYLPERFKILVPSENVAVPCRLRWMKGSEAGVQFIGDPDYRHNIYDGNRALAYGAFDLRP
- a CDS encoding alpha/beta fold hydrolase, giving the protein MCCTTDRQAERRFGGCAHPERVSGLVLVSGYAAGWRIGASVEEKEKREAVLTLTKHGWGTSNRAYRHIFSQTFMPDAKPEDLEWFDEFQRQCTSPENAVRFQNAFADIDVRESLAKVKVPTIVFHSHDDQRVSLDQGRELAIGIPNARFVPLESRNHILLDHEPAWETCRDAITAFLEEHGI
- a CDS encoding GFA family protein, whose amino-acid sequence is MIKGRCECGSVRFEVNAVRQTVTVCHCSQCRRTSGHLWASTHAPFDSVKFTSDSGLQWYASSTTAKRGFCKTCGSSLFYRMNDEDGIGIAAGCLEDAGDMAMGKHIFVADKGDYYPVPDDAPVFRQG
- the msrA gene encoding peptide-methionine (S)-S-oxide reductase MsrA, producing MFGFARKKLEIPSAADALPGRDTPIPTSAKHLVNGNPLKGPYPAGHEIAYLAFGCYWGCERVFWIRPGVWVTAVGNIGGTTPNPTYDEVCSGQTGHAEAVMVVFDPKVVSYDQILKYFWEAHDPTQGMRQGNDMGTQYRSGIYWVGDAQRDAALASKAAYQKALDARGYGSITTEVREATEFYFAESYHQQYLAQNPNGYCGLAGTGVACPIGVGVEA
- the pheT gene encoding phenylalanine--tRNA ligase subunit beta; translated protein: MKFTLKWLKQHLDTDATIDEICDGLVGVGLEVEGVEDRTRALAEFTICKVKEARQHPNADRLRVCDVETAGGLVQVVCGAPNARTGLVGVFAGPGTHVPGTGVDLEVGTIRGVESAGMLCSERELMISDSHDGIIDLAEDFPIGMSAAEALGLDDPVIDVAITPNRPDALGVYGIARDLAAKGLGRLKPLDVPEIAGTYKSPIGVDLRFADEDPMPCSMFVGRHIKGVKNGPSPDWLQRWLMAIGLRPISALVDITNYITFGFGRPLHVFDADKVHGTVHARMAKPGETLTALDGKEYTLDETMTVIADDNGAEGIAGIIGGEVSGCGEDTENVFIEAAFFDPVRTAATGRKLNVITDARYRFERGVDPAFVEAGAQLATRMIMDLCGGEPSELVIAGAAPLNTRAYDLRKSRVRSLGGIDVPEARQVEILTALGFGVTDNGDVLSCSVPTWRPDVHGEADLVEEVCRIYGLDQVQSEPMQRAHAVAKPVLTTRQKRMLAARRALAGRGLNEAVTWSFLPAAQADLFGGGQPELKLANPISVELSDMRPSLIPNLVAATGRNVDRGQAQVGLFEVGQVYAGDQPEDETLRASGVRRGQTGPRHWGEKARNVDAFDAKADLVAALAVAGAPVASVQVVHGAPSWFHPGRSGTVQLGPKNQLGWFGEVHPRVLDAMDVKGPLVAFETNIDAIPEPKSSQAARPPMNASDLLPVKRDFAFVIDADVPADKLLRAARGAEKALVSDVSVFDVFEGGNLGEGKRSLAIEVTLQPRDKTLTDEEIDTVSKAIVAGVTKATGATLRG
- the pheS gene encoding phenylalanine--tRNA ligase subunit alpha; translation: MTELAELESQLVGAVEAAHDEATLDTVRVSALGKKGAISERMKTLGAMSPDERKQAGQALNALKDKVAAAIASRSASLKEAGLEARLATEFVDVTLPVRPEMQGSVHPVSQVWEEITQIFGDMGFSVAEGPHIETDWYNFGALNIPDDHPARQEHDTFYFNPKEDGSRMVLRTHTSPVQIRTMQESETPIRIIAPGRTYRCDSDQTHTPMFHQVEGLVLDDKTHLGHLKWCLEEFCKAFFEVDAVKMRFRASHFPFTEPSMEVDINCSWEKGQVKVGVGDSWLEILGSGMVHPNVIRAGGLDPEKVQGFAFGMGIDRLAMLKYGIPDLRAFFEADLRWLRHYGFRSLNVPTLAGGLS